A genomic segment from Flavobacterium sp. 9R encodes:
- a CDS encoding type IX secretion system membrane protein PorP/SprF, which translates to MKTRIVTFITMLLAIVSYGQQDAQFTQYMYNTININPAYAGSRGAMSIFALHRTQWVGLDGAPTTNAASINTPINSSNLGLGVSFVNDKIGPTNENTISADLSYTIPTSENFKLSFGMKATANLFNLNVDKLNPADQGDPQFQNLRNVFTPNVGAGIYYHSDKAYLGLSVPNFIQTNRYDDNQVAIFKEKINYYLIGGYVFDLSNDIKFKPAFLTKLVEGSPLQVDVSANFMFIEKVVVGVAYRWSAAMSAMVGFQVTDGMYIGYGYDLETTNLENYNSGTHEIFLRYEIFKNNEKVITPRFF; encoded by the coding sequence ATGAAAACAAGAATAGTTACTTTCATTACAATGTTACTTGCTATAGTGAGTTATGGTCAACAAGATGCACAATTCACTCAGTATATGTACAACACCATCAATATCAACCCAGCTTATGCAGGGAGCCGAGGCGCTATGAGTATCTTTGCTTTGCACCGTACGCAATGGGTAGGTTTGGATGGAGCACCTACTACTAATGCAGCATCGATTAATACTCCTATAAATAGCAGTAATTTAGGGTTAGGAGTTTCATTTGTAAATGACAAAATTGGGCCCACAAATGAAAACACTATTTCTGCTGACTTATCTTATACCATTCCAACCTCAGAGAATTTCAAACTTTCTTTTGGAATGAAAGCCACAGCAAATTTATTTAATTTGAATGTTGATAAACTGAATCCCGCAGATCAAGGTGATCCACAATTTCAAAATTTAAGAAACGTATTTACCCCTAATGTTGGTGCAGGAATCTACTATCACTCAGATAAAGCTTATCTAGGACTATCAGTGCCAAATTTTATTCAAACTAATCGATACGATGATAATCAAGTGGCAATTTTCAAAGAGAAAATAAACTACTATTTAATTGGAGGTTATGTGTTTGATTTGTCAAATGATATCAAATTCAAACCCGCATTTTTAACCAAATTAGTCGAAGGTTCTCCGTTACAAGTTGATGTTTCTGCCAACTTTATGTTCATAGAAAAAGTAGTCGTTGGAGTAGCCTATCGTTGGAGCGCAGCAATGAGCGCGATGGTTGGGTTTCAAGTTACAGATGGAATGTATATTGGGTATGGATACGATTTAGAAACCACCAATTTAGAGAACTATAATTCAGGTACGCACGAAATTTTCTTGCGATATGAAATCTTCAAAAACAACGAAAAAGTAATAACCCCAAGGTTTTTCTAA